From Roseburia hominis, the proteins below share one genomic window:
- the cobT gene encoding nicotinate-nucleotide--dimethylbenzimidazole phosphoribosyltransferase: MTIREIEEQISPLDEKSMEQARQRWLSVAKPLFSLGKLEDVVIRMAGIKRTADYELKKKGLIIMCADNGVVAEGVTQTGSEVTAQVADNFTKGEASTCIMAQVAGVDVFPIDIGMCTQVPSVTKKEYKVACGTRNLAKEPAMTRDEVLRAIWTGIRLVKEKKEEGYDILATGEMGIGNTTTSSAVAAVLLNRKVEEVTGKGAGLTSQGLARKIRVIRQAIEMHRPDRDDVIDVLSKVGGLDIAALVGVFLGGAMQRVPVVIDGFISAVAALCAVRLIPAAADYILPSHVSREPAGQMVLDALGMSPFLTCDMCLGEGSGAVAVMPLLEMGLQVYRQMGTFGEMDIEQYQVLK, from the coding sequence ATGACGATACGAGAGATAGAGGAACAGATCAGTCCCTTAGATGAAAAGAGTATGGAACAGGCAAGGCAGCGGTGGCTGTCCGTAGCAAAACCGTTATTCAGCCTTGGCAAGTTGGAAGATGTGGTCATTCGCATGGCGGGAATTAAGCGGACCGCTGATTATGAATTAAAGAAGAAGGGGCTTATTATCATGTGCGCCGATAACGGCGTTGTGGCGGAAGGCGTGACGCAGACCGGCAGCGAAGTGACGGCGCAGGTGGCGGATAATTTCACAAAGGGAGAGGCGAGTACCTGTATCATGGCCCAGGTGGCGGGGGTCGACGTATTTCCAATCGACATTGGAATGTGTACGCAGGTCCCTTCGGTGACGAAGAAGGAATACAAGGTGGCGTGCGGTACCAGGAATCTGGCAAAGGAACCTGCCATGACGCGTGATGAAGTTTTACGTGCCATTTGGACAGGAATCCGGCTTGTGAAGGAGAAGAAAGAAGAGGGGTATGATATTTTGGCCACCGGAGAGATGGGAATCGGCAATACGACGACCAGCAGTGCGGTGGCGGCAGTTCTTTTGAATCGAAAAGTGGAGGAAGTGACAGGAAAAGGCGCAGGACTTACCAGTCAGGGACTGGCAAGGAAGATTCGGGTCATCAGGCAGGCGATTGAAATGCACCGGCCGGACCGTGATGATGTGATCGATGTGCTGTCAAAGGTAGGAGGTCTTGATATCGCCGCTCTTGTGGGAGTATTCCTGGGCGGAGCCATGCAGAGAGTACCCGTAGTGATTGACGGATTTATCTCGGCGGTGGCGGCGCTTTGTGCCGTACGGCTGATTCCGGCGGCAGCAGATTACATATTGCCGTCCCATGTTTCCAGGGAACCGGCCGGACAGATGGTGCTTGATGCGCTGGGAATGTCCCCATTTCTTACCTGCGATATGTGTCTGGGAGAGGGCAGCGGTGCGGTGGCAGTGATGCCCCTGCTGGAAATGGGATTACAGGTATACCGCCAAATGGGGACCTTTGGGGAAATGGATATTGAGCAGTATCAAGTGTTGAAATAA
- a CDS encoding cobyrinate a,c-diamide synthase: protein MMKIPSVMIAAMASGSGKTSVACSLMAALKKRGKRVAACKCGPDYIDPMFHREVLGIDSENLDLFFCSEDLLRKNYIRHAQGSEITVVEGVMGYYDGMALSCDWASSYDVARTLGIPVILVLPCRGMGLTVAALLKGAVEFRKDSHIRGIILNRISPMLYPRMKNLIEAQMAEMGHQIRVVGYVPEHEVFQVDSRHLGLVLPEEIPELKSRMEQAARVLEESVDLDEILEIAKEAAEFEAETSVLDRVDDAGKPEKSDLDKTFYAETGRENVRIAGDLESAVQRTVWSAGEGPVIGIARDEAFGFYYKDNIELLKKFGCRILYFSPLRDAKIPEEADGILLGGGYPEVYAARLAANRNMREDLCRRVRGGLPCIAECGGFLYLQKELEGTDGTMYPMAGALIGTAVRKQRLVRFGYIDLSAQEDGVYLKKGEKIRGHEFHYWDSSENGSSCLAVKPDKARSWQAVQVEGKIFAGFPHLYWESCPEFAERFVEVCLEYKRKREL from the coding sequence ATGATGAAAATTCCGTCAGTGATGATAGCTGCAATGGCAAGCGGGAGTGGGAAAACTTCGGTCGCGTGCAGCCTGATGGCAGCTTTGAAGAAAAGAGGAAAAAGGGTGGCGGCGTGCAAATGCGGGCCGGATTATATTGACCCGATGTTTCACCGGGAAGTGCTGGGGATTGATTCGGAGAATCTGGATTTGTTCTTTTGTAGTGAGGACTTGCTTCGGAAGAATTATATAAGGCATGCGCAAGGTTCTGAGATTACGGTAGTGGAAGGTGTGATGGGATACTATGATGGCATGGCGCTTAGCTGTGACTGGGCGAGCTCCTATGATGTGGCGAGGACGCTTGGAATTCCGGTGATTTTGGTCCTGCCGTGCCGGGGAATGGGGCTTACCGTGGCTGCGCTTCTAAAAGGAGCCGTAGAATTTCGGAAGGACAGTCATATCAGAGGAATTATATTGAACCGGATTTCCCCGATGCTGTATCCCAGAATGAAGAATCTGATCGAGGCGCAAATGGCGGAGATGGGGCATCAGATTCGGGTAGTCGGGTATGTGCCGGAACATGAGGTATTTCAGGTTGACAGCCGCCATCTGGGGCTTGTCCTGCCGGAAGAGATACCGGAATTGAAGTCGAGAATGGAGCAGGCGGCGAGAGTACTGGAAGAATCTGTGGATTTGGATGAGATACTTGAAATCGCCAAGGAGGCGGCTGAATTTGAGGCGGAAACGAGTGTTCTGGATAGAGTGGATGATGCCGGGAAGCCGGAGAAGAGTGATTTGGATAAGACGTTTTATGCAGAGACAGGAAGAGAAAATGTGCGTATAGCTGGTGACTTAGAGAGTGCAGTTCAAAGGACAGTATGGTCAGCTGGGGAAGGACCGGTGATTGGAATTGCCAGAGATGAAGCGTTTGGATTTTACTACAAAGACAATATAGAACTTTTGAAGAAATTTGGCTGTCGGATATTGTATTTTAGCCCGCTAAGAGATGCAAAAATTCCTGAGGAGGCGGACGGCATTTTGCTGGGAGGCGGATATCCGGAAGTGTATGCGGCCCGGCTTGCCGCAAATAGAAATATGCGGGAGGATCTTTGCAGGCGGGTGAGGGGAGGGCTCCCCTGTATCGCGGAATGCGGAGGCTTCCTGTATTTGCAAAAAGAGCTGGAAGGGACGGACGGGACGATGTACCCGATGGCAGGGGCCTTAATCGGAACGGCCGTGCGGAAACAGCGGCTGGTGAGATTCGGCTACATTGATCTTTCGGCGCAGGAGGACGGCGTATATTTGAAAAAGGGTGAGAAAATACGAGGGCACGAATTCCATTATTGGGACAGCAGTGAAAACGGGAGTTCCTGCCTTGCGGTCAAACCGGACAAAGCGCGGTCGTGGCAGGCAGTGCAGGTGGAGGGGAAGATATTTGCAGGGTTTCCGCATTTGTACTGGGAATCCTGCCCGGAGTTTGCAGAGCGGTTTGTTGAAGTATGTCTGGAATATAAAAGGAAGAGAGAACTGTAA
- a CDS encoding GNAT family N-acetyltransferase: MTEIRYVEAEDKAFWYSLDKHLPEEEFMDKVRSKRGYILLKDGVQAGILRYHLFWDNIPFCSMLFIEEGHRREGLGKKLIENWENDMKRQGYGIALTSTQVDEEAQHFYRKSGYRDCGCLLLDILGYAQPMEMFMVKALRE; encoded by the coding sequence ATGACAGAGATTAGATATGTAGAGGCAGAGGATAAGGCATTCTGGTACAGCCTTGACAAGCATTTGCCGGAAGAGGAATTTATGGACAAGGTGCGCAGTAAAAGAGGCTATATCCTGCTAAAGGACGGCGTTCAGGCAGGAATTCTGAGGTATCATTTGTTTTGGGATAATATACCTTTTTGCAGTATGCTCTTTATTGAGGAAGGACATCGGCGTGAAGGGCTGGGGAAGAAACTCATAGAAAACTGGGAAAATGATATGAAAAGGCAAGGGTATGGCATCGCTTTGACCTCCACACAGGTAGATGAGGAGGCGCAGCATTTTTACAGGAAATCAGGCTACAGGGACTGCGGCTGCCTGTTGCTTGACATTCTCGGGTATGCGCAGCCGATGGAGATGTTTATGGTGAAGGCGTTAAGGGAGTAG
- the cbiT gene encoding precorrin-6Y C5,15-methyltransferase (decarboxylating) subunit CbiT, with protein sequence MEMRENGQVRQVYCIGIGMGNEKFLTAQAKECIEASDILIGAKRMLEPFVQGRDKCPSEVCSDVNCCSEEYLVKRPNGHTGYPSVYLEEYRPAQIREYLLAHTEFTKCAVLLSGDTGFYSGAKKLACVLEECGIKVEFLPGISSVVYLAARLHTSWEDAALVSLHGRRQNFIHAISRNKKAFLILGADEGKMLCEKIAYYGMGHVRFHIGRNLSYEEEEILSVFGSEIRPEQFAGLVTVMVENPEPVRSVMLHIPDEEFIRGKVPMTKEEVRTVSISKMKLTEDAVVYDVGAGTGSVSIEAALAAPGIKVYAIEKNPEGVRLIRENARKFKTDLVQIIEGLAPEVLEGLESPTHVFIGGSSGNLKEILKVVREKNPQARIVINAISLETMQEVMEAFQEGILQDPEIVQMTVAKSRKLGNYHMMTGQNPIYIVAD encoded by the coding sequence ATGGAAATGCGGGAAAACGGGCAGGTAAGGCAGGTATATTGCATAGGAATCGGTATGGGGAATGAGAAATTCCTGACCGCCCAGGCAAAGGAGTGTATAGAGGCAAGTGATATTCTGATTGGGGCAAAACGAATGCTGGAGCCATTTGTACAGGGGCGGGACAAGTGTCCGTCGGAGGTTTGCTCAGACGTAAACTGTTGTTCCGAAGAGTACCTTGTGAAACGGCCGAATGGTCATACGGGATACCCCTCAGTATACCTGGAAGAATATCGCCCCGCGCAGATCAGGGAATATTTGCTGGCGCATACGGAATTTACGAAATGTGCGGTACTGCTCTCCGGTGATACCGGTTTTTACAGTGGTGCGAAGAAACTGGCCTGTGTACTTGAAGAATGTGGAATCAAGGTAGAGTTTCTTCCGGGAATCTCTTCTGTTGTATATTTGGCGGCACGTCTTCATACGAGCTGGGAGGACGCCGCACTTGTAAGTCTTCACGGCAGGCGGCAGAATTTTATTCATGCGATTTCAAGAAATAAAAAGGCGTTTTTGATTTTGGGCGCAGACGAGGGAAAAATGCTGTGTGAAAAGATAGCATACTATGGAATGGGGCATGTCAGATTTCATATCGGGAGAAATTTGTCCTATGAAGAGGAGGAGATTCTTTCTGTATTTGGCTCAGAGATAAGGCCGGAACAATTTGCAGGACTTGTTACGGTGATGGTGGAAAATCCGGAGCCAGTCAGGTCGGTGATGCTCCACATTCCTGACGAAGAATTTATCCGGGGCAAAGTTCCGATGACCAAGGAAGAAGTGCGGACGGTCAGCATTTCCAAGATGAAGCTCACGGAGGACGCGGTGGTCTACGACGTGGGGGCAGGGACGGGCTCGGTTTCGATTGAGGCGGCGCTTGCGGCGCCGGGGATTAAGGTGTATGCGATTGAGAAGAATCCGGAGGGCGTCCGCCTGATCCGGGAAAACGCGAGAAAATTTAAAACGGACTTAGTTCAAATAATAGAAGGTCTTGCGCCGGAAGTGTTGGAAGGGCTGGAAAGCCCGACGCATGTGTTCATAGGCGGCAGTTCAGGAAATTTGAAAGAGATTTTGAAGGTTGTAAGAGAGAAGAATCCGCAGGCGAGGATCGTGATTAATGCGATTTCGCTGGAGACGATGCAGGAAGTCATGGAGGCCTTTCAGGAAGGAATTCTGCAGGACCCCGAGATCGTGCAGATGACTGTGGCGAAATCGCGAAAACTGGGGAATTATCATATGATGACGGGACAGAATCCGATTTATATTGTTGCGGATTAG
- the cobJ gene encoding precorrin-3B C(17)-methyltransferase produces MSKIYVIGIGPGAGDQMTVRAANVIKQCPVVVGYTVYVDLLKKDYPDKIYLSTPMRREEARCRMAVEEAGKGQDVAFVCSGDAGVYGMAGLMYEVAENSPEVEIEIIPGITAATGGAAVLGAPLMHDFAVISLSDLMTEWEKIERRLKAAAMADFVICIYNPSSRRRAGYLKKACICMLEYKSEATVCGIVRNIGREGQSCRILSLGELRDTEVDMFTTVFIGNEQTRRIGDKMVTPRGYQIERQSIEAGTER; encoded by the coding sequence ATGAGTAAAATATATGTAATAGGTATCGGCCCGGGTGCGGGAGATCAGATGACGGTGCGCGCGGCAAATGTCATTAAGCAGTGTCCGGTGGTCGTAGGATATACCGTTTATGTTGATTTGTTGAAAAAAGATTATCCGGATAAAATATACCTTTCAACGCCGATGCGCCGGGAGGAGGCAAGGTGCCGCATGGCGGTAGAGGAGGCGGGGAAAGGTCAGGACGTAGCCTTCGTGTGCAGCGGTGACGCGGGGGTCTATGGAATGGCGGGGCTGATGTATGAGGTGGCGGAAAACTCCCCGGAGGTGGAAATAGAGATCATACCGGGAATCACGGCAGCGACCGGAGGGGCGGCCGTACTCGGAGCACCGCTCATGCATGATTTTGCAGTGATCAGCCTAAGCGATCTGATGACTGAGTGGGAGAAGATCGAAAGAAGGCTTAAGGCCGCGGCAATGGCCGATTTCGTAATCTGCATTTACAATCCGTCCAGCAGGAGGCGGGCAGGGTATCTGAAAAAGGCATGCATTTGCATGCTGGAATATAAAAGCGAAGCTACCGTGTGCGGAATCGTGCGCAATATCGGAAGAGAAGGGCAGTCCTGCCGGATTCTAAGCCTTGGGGAGCTAAGGGATACGGAAGTGGATATGTTCACGACTGTTTTTATTGGAAATGAACAGACGAGGAGAATCGGGGATAAGATGGTAACGCCCCGGGGATATCAGATTGAACGGCAGAGTATAGAGGCAGGAACGGAAAGATAG
- the cobM gene encoding precorrin-4 C(11)-methyltransferase: protein MIQFVGAGPGAEDLITVRGQRLLMEADVVVYAGSLVNPGLLRLCKPECEIYNSAYMTLEEVLGVLIAGERAQKHVVRLHTGDPCLYGAIREQMDALKEAGISYEVCPGVSSFCGAAAALKAEYTLPDISQSVVITRMAGRTPVPERESVRSFAGHQATMVLFLSTGLLGKLSEELIAGGYTEETPAAIVYKATWPDEEVHRCTVGSLEETARTYGITKTALIVVGNVLGAQKEAGRQSGDGGLTMGYKRSDLYNPAFSTEFRKAGKEQEYE, encoded by the coding sequence ATGATTCAGTTTGTGGGTGCAGGCCCGGGCGCGGAAGATTTGATCACCGTTCGCGGCCAGAGACTTTTGATGGAGGCGGATGTCGTAGTTTACGCCGGTTCTCTTGTCAATCCCGGGTTACTTCGGCTTTGTAAGCCGGAATGTGAAATCTATAATAGTGCGTATATGACGCTGGAGGAGGTCCTGGGCGTGCTGATTGCCGGAGAGAGGGCGCAGAAACATGTGGTCCGCCTGCATACCGGCGATCCCTGCCTGTATGGTGCGATCCGGGAGCAGATGGACGCGCTTAAGGAGGCCGGGATTTCTTACGAAGTCTGCCCGGGTGTCAGCTCATTTTGCGGAGCCGCGGCGGCATTAAAGGCAGAATATACCCTGCCGGATATATCGCAGTCGGTCGTGATCACCAGAATGGCCGGAAGGACTCCGGTTCCGGAGCGGGAGTCTGTCCGCAGTTTTGCCGGGCATCAGGCGACGATGGTGCTGTTTTTAAGTACAGGGCTGCTCGGGAAACTGTCGGAAGAATTGATCGCAGGAGGATATACCGAAGAGACTCCTGCCGCCATCGTATATAAAGCGACCTGGCCGGACGAAGAAGTGCATCGCTGTACGGTGGGGAGCCTGGAAGAGACGGCCAGGACATACGGGATCACGAAAACGGCCCTGATTGTTGTGGGAAATGTTCTTGGCGCACAGAAGGAGGCGGGACGGCAAAGCGGAGACGGTGGTCTGACCATGGGCTATAAGCGGTCAGATCTTTATAATCCGGCGTTTTCTACGGAATTTCGCAAGGCAGGTAAGGAGCAGGAGTATGAGTAA
- a CDS encoding precorrin-2 C(20)-methyltransferase — MPGTFYVVGVGPGDPELLTLKAIRVIEECDIIAVPVSGSDFLEVIYENENMKPLFPESLARCAAWQIVLHELPEILFKEKLYLPMPMMKEKDTLRHIHDEAARETAKWLDAGKNVAFITIGDPSVYSTGMYVHTRLKRKGYDTRIIPGIPSFCAAAARLDVPLAGNKEEIHIIPASYGVEEGLRLPGTKILMKAGKKMPLVKEEVQKRNLQIQMVENCGMKGERVYRSAEEIPDEASYYSLMIVREEG; from the coding sequence ATGCCAGGTACATTTTATGTGGTAGGTGTAGGCCCGGGAGACCCGGAGCTTCTGACACTGAAAGCCATAAGAGTGATAGAAGAATGTGATATCATCGCAGTCCCGGTTTCCGGGAGCGATTTTTTGGAAGTAATCTATGAAAATGAGAATATGAAGCCGCTTTTTCCGGAGTCGCTTGCGCGCTGCGCGGCATGGCAGATTGTGCTGCATGAGCTGCCAGAGATTCTGTTTAAAGAAAAATTGTATCTTCCTATGCCGATGATGAAAGAGAAGGATACCCTCCGGCATATTCACGATGAAGCGGCAAGGGAGACGGCAAAATGGCTGGACGCCGGGAAGAATGTGGCCTTTATCACGATTGGAGACCCGTCGGTCTATTCCACGGGAATGTATGTGCATACCCGGCTGAAACGAAAAGGGTATGATACGCGCATCATACCGGGGATTCCTTCTTTTTGTGCGGCTGCGGCGAGACTTGACGTACCGCTTGCGGGAAATAAAGAGGAGATCCATATCATACCGGCGAGCTATGGCGTGGAGGAAGGACTTAGGCTTCCGGGGACGAAGATACTTATGAAAGCCGGAAAAAAGATGCCGCTGGTGAAGGAAGAAGTGCAAAAACGGAATTTACAGATACAGATGGTGGAAAATTGTGGCATGAAGGGCGAACGGGTCTACAGGTCGGCGGAGGAAATTCCGGACGAAGCCAGCTACTATTCGCTCATGATCGTGAGGGAGGAAGGGTAA
- a CDS encoding RNA-binding domain-containing protein: MDKLIEIIEELRAYDSEREWFEFKENWFKADDLGEYISALSNSAAIAGKKFAYFVWGINDQTHEIVGTRFNCHQDINHEPLKHYLARQFSPDINFTFEELLIEDKRVILLIIPAAKSVPTSYARERYIRIGSSKENLRKYPEKEAFLFEVLRHGFPTIENTPSDYQDLTFEKLLIYYGAKGLKLNPDTFKKNLSFYTEEGKYNILAQLLSDNSHMPIRVAIFSGTTKADNMYSVREFGNQCLLYSLDEVLRYGDVLNIIQADERNRVVERKEIPLFENDAFREAVINAFVHNKWVSGNEPMITVFSNRIEILSRGSLAMEQTMEGFFAGESVPVNKKLSEILLQLHISEKTGRGVPKITQRYGKEAFEFRENSIVVTIPFNWINVMGDKVGNKGNDKVGDKSLESSLNHTQTSILAEIRNDPNITKSRLAEILKLGKTSIDKGMAVLKKYGYIERIGSNKSGYWKVLK, translated from the coding sequence ATGGATAAATTGATTGAAATAATAGAGGAACTTCGTGCGTATGATTCTGAAAGAGAGTGGTTTGAATTTAAGGAAAATTGGTTTAAAGCAGACGATTTAGGGGAATATATATCGGCATTGTCTAACAGTGCTGCTATTGCAGGAAAGAAATTTGCATACTTTGTTTGGGGAATCAACGATCAGACGCATGAGATTGTTGGTACCAGGTTTAATTGTCATCAAGATATAAATCATGAGCCGTTAAAACACTATCTTGCAAGGCAGTTTAGTCCAGATATTAATTTTACATTTGAGGAACTGTTAATAGAAGATAAAAGGGTTATTCTTTTAATCATTCCCGCAGCAAAGTCTGTTCCTACGTCATATGCAAGAGAACGATATATTCGGATAGGATCAAGCAAAGAAAATTTAAGAAAATATCCTGAAAAAGAAGCTTTCTTATTTGAAGTGCTTAGGCATGGTTTCCCGACGATAGAGAATACTCCGTCAGATTATCAGGACCTTACATTTGAAAAACTACTAATCTATTATGGAGCGAAAGGTTTGAAATTGAATCCCGATACCTTTAAAAAGAATCTGTCTTTTTATACAGAGGAGGGAAAATATAATATTTTGGCACAGTTACTATCTGATAATTCTCATATGCCAATCCGAGTAGCCATTTTCTCAGGTACGACAAAAGCCGATAATATGTATTCTGTACGTGAATTCGGCAACCAGTGTTTGTTGTATTCTTTAGATGAAGTATTGCGTTATGGTGATGTACTGAATATCATTCAGGCAGATGAAAGGAATCGTGTTGTTGAGAGAAAAGAAATCCCTCTATTTGAGAATGATGCCTTTCGTGAGGCGGTGATTAATGCTTTTGTTCACAACAAATGGGTGAGTGGAAATGAACCGATGATTACAGTGTTTTCTAATAGAATTGAGATATTGTCCCGTGGATCTCTTGCAATGGAGCAGACAATGGAAGGTTTTTTCGCAGGAGAATCCGTACCGGTAAATAAGAAATTGTCAGAAATATTATTGCAGCTTCATATCAGTGAAAAAACCGGAAGAGGCGTACCTAAGATTACGCAGAGATATGGGAAGGAAGCTTTTGAATTTAGAGAAAACTCAATTGTAGTTACGATTCCGTTTAATTGGATTAATGTTATGGGTGACAAGGTGGGTAATAAAGGAAACGATAAAGTGGGTGATAAAAGTTTGGAATCATCGCTAAATCATACGCAGACAAGCATTTTGGCGGAAATACGGAACGACCCCAATATTACGAAATCACGCCTTGCCGAAATACTGAAACTTGGGAAAACATCGATAGATAAAGGAATGGCAGTTTTAAAGAAATATGGATATATAGAAAGAATAGGTTCTAATAAATCTGGTTACTGGAAAGTATTGAAATAA
- the cbiD gene encoding cobalt-precorrin-5B (C(1))-methyltransferase CbiD, with the protein MENSRIIWKNQKKLRTGYTTGSCAAAAAKAAAKMLLSGEEIRHVSLMTPAGICLYLEIEEIEMGADYVSCGVKKDSGDDPDVTNGVYVYAKVSRNMSGEVCLDGGVGVGRVTRKGLESNIGDAAINKVPRSMILSAVREQMNLAGYTGGMDIVISIPAGVRLAAKTFNPRLGIEGGISVLGTSGIVEPMSERALTETIFLEMKVLKEGGNDWCYLVPGNYGNDFLREHMNYDGRLAVKCSNYIGEAIDDAIRLGMQGVLLVGHIGKLVKLAAGVMNTHSRQADCRMEVLASHGAMAGADRETAVQIMNCITTTEALELLKQAGVLEETMRTVTERIEYYLRRRAGEHLKIGAVMFSEEMGILGETSLAGEIGECILGEE; encoded by the coding sequence ATGGAAAACAGTCGGATCATTTGGAAAAACCAGAAAAAGTTAAGAACAGGCTACACGACGGGCAGTTGTGCGGCAGCGGCGGCAAAGGCAGCGGCGAAGATGCTGCTTAGCGGGGAGGAAATCCGACACGTTTCCCTGATGACCCCGGCTGGAATCTGTTTGTATCTGGAAATCGAGGAGATCGAGATGGGGGCGGATTATGTGAGCTGCGGAGTGAAAAAAGACAGTGGAGACGACCCTGATGTGACAAACGGGGTCTATGTTTACGCAAAGGTAAGCCGAAATATGTCCGGGGAGGTTTGCCTGGACGGAGGAGTCGGCGTAGGCCGTGTGACGCGAAAGGGGCTGGAATCTAATATCGGTGATGCGGCGATCAATAAGGTGCCAAGAAGCATGATCCTTAGTGCAGTCCGTGAGCAGATGAATCTGGCGGGTTACACGGGCGGCATGGATATCGTAATCTCCATACCGGCAGGGGTACGGCTGGCTGCGAAGACATTTAACCCGAGGCTTGGGATAGAAGGCGGAATCTCGGTGCTTGGGACCAGCGGAATTGTGGAGCCTATGAGCGAACGGGCCCTGACAGAGACGATTTTTTTGGAAATGAAGGTCCTTAAAGAGGGCGGAAACGACTGGTGTTACCTGGTGCCGGGAAATTATGGGAATGATTTTTTGAGGGAACATATGAACTATGACGGCCGTCTGGCTGTAAAATGCAGTAATTATATCGGTGAGGCGATCGACGATGCGATCCGTCTTGGAATGCAGGGAGTCCTCCTGGTCGGTCATATCGGTAAACTTGTGAAGCTGGCAGCGGGGGTGATGAATACGCATTCCCGGCAGGCAGACTGCAGAATGGAAGTGCTGGCGTCTCATGGGGCGATGGCCGGCGCCGACAGGGAGACCGCAGTGCAGATCATGAACTGTATTACGACCACGGAGGCGCTGGAACTTTTGAAACAGGCCGGGGTGCTGGAAGAGACCATGCGGACGGTGACTGAGAGAATCGAATATTATCTAAGGCGCAGAGCGGGGGAACATTTGAAAATCGGCGCGGTTATGTTTTCGGAAGAGATGGGGATATTGGGCGAGACCTCTCTTGCGGGGGAGATTGGGGAGTGTATTTTAGGGGAGGAATAA